The following are encoded together in the Salvia hispanica cultivar TCC Black 2014 chromosome 6, UniMelb_Shisp_WGS_1.0, whole genome shotgun sequence genome:
- the LOC125195971 gene encoding receptor-like protein EIX2, with amino-acid sequence MISDKRTTIKIVVVVLLLCVFVSGDAEVRCIESEREALLSFKNGLIDEHGILSSWRSDECCEWHGVECSNTTGHVITLQLNSHYSAKLRGKIGSSLLELDHLNHLDLSHNDFGGIPIPKFIGSMKQLRHLSLEFCYFSGIIPPQLGKLTNLRSLDLSWNEFGEIPIPQFIGSMNQLQHLSLQFSMFSGSIPPQLGNLTNLRSLDLSQNDFGGIPIPQFIGSMKQLQHLYLGGCNFSGSIPPQLGNLTNLRLLDVSFNSLCCVSLSQLGIVFKSLKILDLSNNHLNGSMPDLRAFPSLTKLDLSNNNFTGSIPVTIGHLSKLQDLDLSQNSFKGSVPLSIGQLSNLQSLYLSHNSLEGLVSESHFSKLDKLKSLDLSFNSFILDIPSNWTPPFQLDKLNLAWCKVGPYFPKWLQSQRNLTYLNLNGTNITDEVPWWLWSTSPSLQYLFLSNNQISGTVPNLLSTSIRYMDLSYNQFRGPIPLFPVNASHIQLNGNMFSGSISSLCKTPHDYLEYFELSNNQLTGEVPNCWDKMPSLRYLNLANNGFLGEIPSSFGNLKELLGLLLHSNGFSGLLPYNLRQCQELTIIDIGRNKLTGEIPTWIGMLYQMQFLNFRGNKLHGSIPPEICNLTNIQVLDLSINNLSSIIPDCFDNFTLLASESISDTYAYVGTIGTQFGGYETWEYEYSSFQWKGKESEYRKNLGLLKLIDLSSNRLTGNIPKSFSSMSNLNSLNLSRNSLTGHIIPDIGKMEILDSLDLSHNRLSGKIPLGLTKIYTLGVLDLSNNNLAGKIPTSTQLQSFNASSYAGNDGLCGNPLPMCIEGSLRPSTTNPMDNMNEKDGSYFSFMQEVGISMGFGFIFGFWGVIGSFLLKKSWRVAFSNLLDAVGDWFYVKIVVVVSKWRRS; translated from the coding sequence ATGATTTCTGACAAAAGaacaacaatcaaaattgTAGTTGTTGTTCTTCTTTTATGTGTGTTTGTTTCAGGAGATGCAGAAGTGAGATGcattgagagtgagagagaagcTCTTCTAAGCTTCAAGAATGGCCTCATCGATGAGCATGGTATTCTTTCATCGTGGCGAAGCGACGAATGCTGCGAATGGCATGGTGTTGAGTGCAGCAACACCACTGGCCATGTCATCACCCTCCAACTTAATTCACATTATTCTGCAAAGTTGAGAGGTAAGATTGGCTCTTCATTGCTTGAGTTGGATCATTTAAATCATCTTGACCTCAGTCATAATGATTTTGGAGGCATTCCGATCCCAAAATTCATTGGTTCCATGAAACAATTACGACACTTGTCTCTtgagttttgttattttagtgGGATTATTCCTCCTCAGTTAGGGAAACTTACCAACCTACGCTCACTTGACCTTAGTTGGAATGAATTCGGAGAAATTCCCATCCCACAATTCATTGGTTCCATGAACCAATTACAACACTTGTCTCTTCAATTCTCTATGTTTTCTGGGAGCATTCCTCCTCAGTTAGGGAACCTTACCAACCTACGTTCACTTGACCTTAGTCAGAATGATTTTGGAGGCATTCCGATCCCACAATTCATTGGTTCCATGAAACAATTACAACATCTATACCTTGGGGGTTGTAACTTTTCTGGGAGTATTCCTCCTCAGTTGGGGAATCTTACCAACCTACGCTTACTTGACGTCTCATTCAACTCTTTGTGTTGTGTATCTCTATCTCAACTTGGTATTGTATTTAAATCACTCAAAATACTAGACTTGTCCAATAATCATCTCAACGGATCAATGCCGGACCTGAGAGCATTTCCTTCATTGACAAAATTGGACCTTTCAAACAATAACTTTACCGGTTCCATACCCGTAACTATTGGCCATCTCTCCAAGCTTCAAGATCTAGATCTTTCACAAAATTCTTTCAAAGGTTCAGTTCCTCTAAGCATTGGCCAACTCTCAAATCTTCAAAGTCTATATCTTTCTCATAATTCTTTGGAAGGTTTAGTCTCTGAATCCCACTTCTCCAAGCTTGATAAGTTAAAGTCACTAGATCTATCCTTCAATTCATTCATCTTGGATATTCCCTCTAATTGGACTCCTCCTTTTCAGTTGGATAAATTGAATTTAGCCTGGTGTAAAGTGGGCCCATATTTCCCAAAATGGCTCCAAAGTCAGAGGAATTTGACGTACCTTAATCTCAATGGCACCAATATAACAGATGAAGTCCCTTGGTGGTTGTGGAGTACGTCTCCTTCGTTACAATACTTATTTCTCTCCAACAATCAAATAAGTGGCACAGTTCCGAATCTCTTATCCACCTCCATTAGGTATATGGATCTCAGTTACAATCAATTCCGAGGTCCTATACCATTATTTCCTGTCAATGCTTCGCACATTCAGCTGAATGGAAATATGTTCTCGggttcaatttcatctctttgcAAAACTCCCCATGATTATCTCGAATACTTTGAACTATCAAACAATCAGTTGACAGGAGAGGTTCCCAACTGTTGGGACAAAATGCCAAGCTTGAGATACCTCAATTTGGCTAACAATGGTTTTTTGGGTGAAATTCCTTCCTCTTTCGGCAACTTAAAAGAATTACTTGGACTCCTGTTGCATAGTAATGGCTTTTCTGGTTTGTTGCCATACAATTTGAGACAATGCCAAGAATTGACAATCATTGATATTGGAAGAAACAAGCTAACAGGAGAGATCCCTACTTGGATTGGCATGCTGTATCAAATGCAATTTCTAAACTTTCGTGGAAATAAATTGCATGGCAGTATTCCTCCCGAGATATGCAATCTTACTAATATTCAAGTTCTAGATTTATCGATAAACAATCTGTCTTCGATAATACCTGATTGCTTCGACAATTTCACTCTCTTGGCAAGTGAGAGTATCAGTGACACATATGCTTACGTAGGTACTATTGGTACACAGTTTGGAGGCTACGAAACATGGGAGTATGAATATTCCTCATTTCAATGGAAAGGTAAGGAATCAGAATACAGGAAAAATCTCGGGCTTCTCAAACTCATTGATCTTTCAAGCAATAGATTGACTGGGAACATTCCCAAGTCATTTTCCAGTATGAGCAATTTAAATTCCTTGAATCTTTCAAGAAATAGTTTGACGGGTCATATTATTCCAGACATTGGTAAAATGGAGATACTAGATTCTCTTGATCTATCTCATAACCGGCTCTCGGGCAAGATACCTCTAGGtttgacaaaaatatacaCTCTTGGTGTTCTTGATTTGTCGAACAACAATTTGGCTGGAAAAATTCCAACGAGTACACAACTTCAAAGCTTCAATGCATCGTCTTATGCCGGGAATGATGGACTTTGTGGCAACCCTCTACCGATGTGCATTGAAGGTAGCTTGAGGCCATCCACCACTAATCCGATGGATAACATGAATGAGAAAGACGGCAGCTACTTCTCATTTATGCAAGAAGTTGGGATATCAATGGGCTTTGGTTTTATCTTTGGATTTTGGGGAGTTATTGGCTCATTCCTACTGAAGAAATCATGGAGAGTTGCATTCTCTAACTTGTTGGATGCTGTTGGAGATTGGTTTTATGTCAAGATTGTTGTGGTTGTATCCAAATGGAGACGAAGCTGA